AGGTTATTTCTTTCACCCCAGCCGATGACTTGCAGCGTGTCAGCTCTTTGGTGGTAACTGCTGCAGGTCTAAGTTACCTTAGATGCAGCAAACTTAAGCCCTCAGAGTGAAGGACAGTAGGTCCCGGTTTGTACACAAATCATTCACAGGGGCTACTTGTGGAATAGGTGGAATTAAGAATAATAAAATTGTCACAACCGAatcaagaaggcagaggtgacTCTAACTATGTGGTCAGatctagtgttccaccaccattCAGCAATAGCTTTCCCGTCTTCCCTTGACCGGCCTAACGCCATGAGCCCCAGCCAGCTGATGCTACACAAATAACTTAGGAACAATGGAAGAAAGGCAGACATGAGAAACACCTGGAACAGAATTAGGAAAAAACTGCTTATCATGCCAGAATCCTTGCTTACTTGTAATCCTTCTCTCGATGTTTATCTTTggacttctttttcttcttcttatattttttcattctttggTCATCTATTTTCCGGCATTTCCTTTCTATTTCGCTTCCACTGCTTTCTGAGGGGCTGGATTTTCTTTTGCCGTTTCTTAGTTTTTCATTTTCCCAGGAAGAGTCCTCAAAATTGGAATGAGCTGACAGAGGTGGAAGTGCATGCCTTTCACGAGAGTATTTTTCAGATTGCTGCTGAGGTACTGAACAATGATAGAAGTTTGCTCTGTGGCTGCTAAAGTGATATCCATCAGAGAAGGTGGTGTGAGGCCACTTGCTTCTGCAATGATAATCCTTGTGTGACCTGTTGTAAGCTTGACTCAGTTTGTCAAAGTCTTTATCGCAGTAAGAAGACTTTCTCTCTCTACCATCTCTTGCTCCGTAAGAGGAATAATAATCATTGTAGTACCTGCATTTATCCCATCTCCGTGGCTCATCTTGATAGTATCTTTCTCTGCTCCAAGTTCTCTCTCCTTTGGAATGATAATACCTATTCCTATCTTGTTCTGTTCGTTCTCTGCTTCGGGATCTATACCGAGAATATTTTCCTGAGCTTTTGCCCTTGCTTGGGCTCTTTCTGTCACCATGGGAAGCTCTGTACTTGCTTTCACTGCAATACTCCTGCTTAGGACgattttgcttatttgtttcCACGCTGCGAGAGCACCTCCTCTTGTGGGAATGGTCATCTGCTTTGCTTCTGGtttgcttctccttctcttcagtgTCCGAGCTGTCTCTCTTCTTTCGGTAGTGCTCTTTGTCAGTTCTTTTAGAGTCATACAGagttttcttgtattttttcctATGTTTGTCCTCTTCACATTTTTTGTTACTCAGTCCCTCATTTTCTCTAGAAAATTGACTCTCCAAAACCTTATCCAGCTTTGTAATGGAAGAGTCATTAACAGGTGGTACCTCTACATAGTTATTAGAGATGTCCTTTGTATCCTGGCATTTGTCTGTAATATCTAGCGATGCAAGATTTTTAGAACTACATTCAATGTCAGACTTTAGAGAGGAAGTTGGTCCTAACTTCTCTTCACTCTCAGAAGACCCTTTGATGTACACgggattttcttttgaaatgagTTCTGGTTCTTTAGACCTTCTTGGTTTATCTTTGTCTCTGCCATCTTCAGACTCACCCTGCCCTAGGAATTCATTTTCGTCATCCAATGATTTTTTCCGGACCTTGTGCTGACTGTTGATATTAGGATGTACGTTATCAGCCTTTTTTATACTTTCAGCTACTTCTTTGGTAGAAATGGTTTCAGAATCTGATTGAGAAAAAAGATTCTCAACCTCACAGCTaaagttggaaggaaccttcctTGATTCCTCATAGGCAAAGAGTGCTTCCATCATTACAGTTTCCATAAGAGCATCATTCTCAGAAGATTTCTGTGGTCCGGGGACACTgcacaaaatgaaaatgttttttactTGCAAAAGGCCATCTAAAAGATTAATGTTAGGAGTAAAATCCCCTCAAATAAAAAGATTGGTGGCTACTGAAAAACTCTTGAAGACTTTCTCTTTAGAAACCTATTTTTGTAcctccctcagctcccagaAAAACacgttttctttcttttgattcTGCAAGTACTGCATTAAAAATCCTTTCAACAGATCTGTCTCCATCCACTTGCTGCTCTGAATCCCAGCAATAGCCAAAACCACTATACTTGCTCTCCctccaaccagaaaaaaaaaaatggatggaCTTTCCTCTCCACAAATGGGAGACCAGATGGCAGGAATTTACGTTCACACATTTGAGgatgaaaaaaagggaaagaggaataGAAAAAGTACTCcagaaaatggggaaaaaaaacaaccaaccaaccaaaaaaaaacctaaaaccaaaccaaaccaaataagcCCCAACATTCTAACAAAAATCAAAAATTTTCCAAAAGGTATCTAACTGTATTTAATATGGAATAACATATGCTCAGTGCTGACGTTTGCAGCACTAGTCGGTGTGGAATTCTCTGTACTAATTTAAAGCTTTTTATTAGCCAGAACTAGTAGGTAAAACAATGATAAACTTGTATGAAATCTTGTTTTAATGACAGGGGACTCATTTTACCTTATTTCCTCTGACAAGCTGTTCAACTGGCTGTATGTGAGAGACTCTAAGAGGATTTCTTGAGGAACCGGTGACAAAGTTATAGGCATCTGCAATTAAAATGTAGACATTAACAGACAGAAATATATCAGATGTTAAACCAGATCACTTGGATTTATGTTCACTATCACCccactcccctctccccccttcaTAAGTTATGAAACTTACGAGGTACTATCTCAGCTGAGTTTATCTTAAGTTTATATGAGCTCAGCTCTGCAAATTCAAATGGGATAAGAGCACAAAGAGTTATGATGAAATTTGCACTCTCTATTTTCTTGGTATATCAAATGAATTAGGAACATTAGAATGCTCCCAAATATATCCCAGGTGAGAAATTATAGAGGGAACAATCAAAACTCACTGTTTCAAGCAATCCATTtgttttagaaaagaaaatctcaggtttaacaggttggacttggcaAGTGGAATCATCAAGTTTCAGTCCATTTTCTTTAGAATCATTATCTAAACTAATAGCACCATTTAGTGACTCATTTTTTGGCAGCTCATGCTGGGATCTCTCCTCTTCAGCATTCTGACAGGAAGAATGGGAATTCTGCAATGTACGGACCACCTTTCCAATCAAAATTCCATTAGAAGATACTATGTTGCAATTCCTTTTAAACAAGCCCTTCGACTCCTCAGACTTCCCTGAAGATTCTGCACTGTAAGGGACTGCATTATCAGAGCTGAGTTTAGGGTTTCCATTTCCATTCACTGCTGGCTCAACAAAAATCTCATCAGGAACTTCCTGTTTGGAAATGTTAGTAGCAACTGACATTGTAGATGCATTTGAGGTAGACTCTGCTGCAGAAGAATTTGTAATGGTAGATGAAGCAACAGGCTTGCTTAGGTCCTCATCCTCTGCAGCACCACTAAGACAGTCAGGTTGTGACACAGTCTGACGTGCAGGCAATTTGTTATGAATACTGATAGTGATCTTCTGGGGTTTTGATGGATCTGGAATTGAAGGCCTGGCAATTGCCCAGTTTTGAACACAAGCTGTTGGTGGAGCTGAAGATGGCCGTTTTAGGGTAACACCAATGGTATTTGGATCCTCTTTTAGGGGTCCGTTTCCATTTAAACGACTTGAATTCTGTATTTAAGAAGAAGAGATTGCAAGATGGATATGTGGAAACACACAGTatttaaacttttaaaatatgaattCTTCTACTAATTATTTCTACAAATTGTCTCAACACCTAggacaacaaaacaccaccctTCAAATATAAATACAAGTCCAACAATTGTGTTTAATTCCTGCCTGTGGTTTGCTACATAATGGTATCAAGTGCACATTACTTTTGAAACACACCCAAGCAACTGAAACCTGACTAAAGCCCTTcctaaatatatttattttcccctttaaaCATTCCCTGAAAACACAAGAATAATCATTCTGGTACTTGGAAACAATACACTATGTTTTCAGTGTATCAACTAAAGTGACACTGataggtggggaaaaaaaaacacctttacTTTTAACTATGTAAGCATTAATAGATGACTTAAATTGTCTCAAGAGCGTAGGTCTCAGTGCTTTAGAAAGCAGAGTTGGAAATATAAAGCAGGGAAGTAACACGGCTGCACAATTTAGGATTACCTGCAGTTTGAATAATTCTGGCTGTAGCACGAGAGATGTGAAGAAAAATACAGAGATGGAAAATAAAACTCAGATGCTaaaaaaaacagtaacaaaacCCAGACACACACCAGAACAAAACTGAATTTAGTGCCATTAtctacacccccccccccccaaattacCTTAATCATGTGAGGAGGAAGTCGTGGTCCCATAAACCCAGCCTGCTTACTGTTGGCTCCCCGCTGACCGAGGAAGGAGCGGGGATAAGACGGTGCCGGCAGGTAGAAAGCACGTTCTCCAAGCGTCAAATCATAGCGCCttgggaaaagagcagagagcttAGCTTAGAGTTTTTCTTTCAGCCTCTTCCTGGGTTAAATCCCATCCTGTAATTTCGTAGGAACAGTTTCTATGACACAGAACGTGTACACAGAAGATTTAACCAAGACAACAAACTGACAATTAGATAATGGTCTTCCTGCAGGGACTGTCCTTTTCAGAGCAAGAACTCATTCTCACACCATCCATTGCcttaatttcttcccttttctacagagagcagagctggagcaatGTACACCACGCAGTCGTGTAAGGCCAGGAAATGAAAGGTAATAAATGACACAGGGAATTTCAGGTATGACAGAATTGAATTAGACAAAGAGTAATCTTTTCATAAGACAGGAAGTAAAACACCTGAAAGTCAGAAAAATACcagcaacaggaaaagaaatcaaTTCTGAAGATAGTCAATGTTTGTTATTACCTGATATAAAAAAGTACATAAGCTTGCTGGTTGAGCACTGTCTTGATATCAGAGAGCTCTACTGAAGCATCATTCATTCGATACCAGAGTCCATTCCCAGCCTGCAAAGAAAGATCTGTGGATGAATCGCAAGTTTTCCAAATGACACCACAGACAGAACACCACGGAACAAAACATACCAAAACAAGTCAAATACAGAAAATGTAACCTTTTCCCCTATAAACAGGGGTTACCAGGgaactgttttatttctttgtcaGCACAGATTTACCCTGTTGAAAATCAAGCTGGTACCTACCTTGATGAAGCAGAGATAGTGTCCTGCATTACAGTTGAAACCACTATGTACAAGAACTGCATATAAAGCGTAGATGAGAGGTTCTCCTATTGATTGGGACATATATGCTCGGAGATCCAAATATTCAGGGTATTTTACATCCTAAACACAGAAGAAGATTCAAAAGTTATCCTGAAATACTTCCTGCAATAGCCCAACAAAAACTTCTAAAAACACAGACAAGGATTGCACCAGCAGATTTTTGATTCCTTTAAAGCCATCTATTCTCAGACGCAACATTTCATAACTGAAATTCCACTGGACTGTTGGCTACAGCAGGAGCTCTTGTAGAGTAAGGTATATTCTTAAGGTCATGAAGGAGCTTGATTGCAATAGAAAGAAGCCATAGTTGTTCCATCAACATTTCTTGGGCTATAGCTAGTTACTGCCTGCAGATGGTAACAGCTTCTCTATCAGTATTCAATCTTTGAGAAATCGCTCATTCCAAGAAAATAGTAGTTGCATGACAGCTGCAAATATACCTTGTTGATCTTTCCACCAGTGAAATTTGCAAACCTCTTCAGTGATATTGTGAGAACATTGGAAGCACGGTGTATTGTGTATCTCTTCGAGGCAGGAACCATCTTTTTACACCTTAAAGACAAGCACAGACAAATGATGAGCTGCATATTCTCTTCCTAAAAGCCAGACAAGGTTTCATCTCATGCCAGAAACACAAAAATTGCTCCCTTAGGAACCAATGTGTTGCTTTCCAAGGCTGAAACTATTGCAGTGTATGAGTTCTAGATACAAAAGTAAGTGAAAGAACAACAGAGCTGTGTGTCATTATCTTAAAGTCAAAAGGTAACCTGTGCTTTAAGTCACACCACAcattaaatatgtattttgtaCTAAGGTGTCATTAGTAAGAAATCTTACTTGCTGCATTTGTAGCTGTTTTCACCATCCAGTTGTTCTGGTTTCACAAATTGTTCTAGAGCCCTGGTGACAGATGTAACTGCCTGGAGAAGTAAGAAAGGAGAGCACTAAGTCACAGAAATTCAAAATTTCTAGCACTTACTAGTAGTTTGAAAAAACCTCTCTAGATCCTGCTTAAGTGACCTACTGTGAACCAGCAAGCACTGTGAGGGAGGAAGCACAGACAGTACACCAAGCATTTACCTTGCTGGGAAAAGATTCTACTTGGAAATAACTAAATACTGTAATGCAGTAACAACAATAGATGTGTATTGAAGCAGAATAATTGCAAAACTTGTTTGTGTTGGTACAATTGCCGTTTTTCCAGATTAAATCCATTGCAAACATGGAGACCATTTCCATGGCTTCCACAGAAGAACAAAGTCTGCTTGACTCCCATCCCCCACCAAGCTCTTTGGGGTTAACAGCATCTGCTTAGAAGTGAAATGACTTGATCCGAGAAAGCTCTACAAGCCTTAGAATCCTGGAATCGTTTTGGTCGGAAAAGACCTTgcagattgagtccaaccatcatctaaCTGCCAAGTCtggtcccttagcaccacatctattcatcttttaaacacctccagggatgaggattcaaccacctccctggggagcccattTCAGTACTGAATAACCATTTCattgaagaaatttcttcctgcaTCTCAACACAGATTCACAAAACAACTTACCTTTATATCCAAAGTAATATCTAGGAATGGCTCATAGGTATCTGAAACCGCTTTGCAGTTTAAGCACTTTACTggaatcaaaacaaaaatgcttATCAGTATGAGAAGGAGACAAACTGTGCAAATTTTAATTATGAATACATATTACTAGAGTCAAACTACAAGGCAGACAAAAAGACATAAACCGGATGGAAGGATGATAAGATTCTTAAAACAGTACCTCGAGATCTTAGATAGCCTCCAAATATTTGATAGATAAGGGTGGTAGCTTGGGAAGATCTGTCCAATCTGCAAATAAATGATAATCAGGGCTCAGGAAACTTAAGGCACAGACTTAACTCTAGAAATAGTTTTTTATGAAAACCACAGACAGAGGTTTTAATTTATGCTAGTAAAGAAAGGAGTAAGAGGGAGTTGGGAACATTGCAAAGTTCGTTTCTTTATGCTTACTTGGTGCTTCCATTCAAGCAAGCTTTCTGCAAAGCATCAACGGTGAAGCATAAGAATTCATGTGCATCCTCCTGACTGCCAAAGTGGAAATGTTTTCCTATTCCTAATGAAGAAAAAGGTTATGATGTTTATCTCCTATGAAGCAAAAGAAACCCTgcatttataaaatatttcttaaaagTATCAAAATAACTTCTatgcatttttctttgaaacattaaaaaaaaaaaatcccaccccaccccctgaACTGACTTACTTTTAAGGCCATTGATAACAGATGTGGGTTTGATGGCATTATTGGAGCAACACAGGACTTGGTTTATGTGAGTTTCCATAGTGCACATCATACAGAATCCTTCTTCGTGAcctgaagagggaaagaaagcagCACAGTCTAGTCAAATATGCCCTAAAAACCCCTCCAATCTGTACATTCTGGGTACAATGTCCACCTTGCAGGCTATATTTTCTCCTCCTAAAGTGTCCACATCCCAACAGTTTGGTGACATTTTATTTTGGAGGACAGTAAACAATACAAATGTTGATTTAAGTCTGCATTCGAGAAAGAACTACATACTTGTACTACTGTAAATAACCACTGCAATAtcacttcttttctgcaggctgacagGGATGTgagctccccaggctgcagaaCATAGGGAGAAACAATATTGACACCAATGATTCAGCACTAAGAGCCAATGTGTATTATCTTCAGCACACTGCTGTTAGGTGAGCTACATGACAGAGCTAAAACTCCTCTGGGAGAAGTGGAAGAGTCAAGTAATGTACTTATCATTATGTCTGCCCTCCTTTTTTCAACAGGATTCTTAACTGATGGTAGGaaaacacagctgcatttcTAGACTAGAAAGCATGCAGGTGCTTTTGTGAAAATACACATCTATGGATATGAAGAGAGGCTCTCAGgcttcaaaaaaaaatcaagtgtgACAATTAAATTCAAAGAATGCAAAtccaaggatttaaaaaaatacaaacttttATCCaattgctatttttttcctaatttttcctCACTTTTCCATTGGAGTTCACAAGAGACTACCTTATAGTCCTTTCTAGGGTGattgtctttttttatttaaatgggTCAGCAGTGAACATACTGTTTCTTGCAGGATTAGTGCATGACAGTATCCAGGCAGTAAAGACTGATATTTGACAGCACCAACATCCTCAATTTTACCACTTTTCTACCAGCAGCAAACCCAAATGCCAAATGTTCATCAAATGTCTTACTTTACAACGCATGTCATGACTCACAAGAGGGAAAGAATGACCTTGTTCTGAACTTTCACCATGGTGCATTAAGTGAACAAATGTACTTCATATGCTATTCTGAGCCCCCTGCTAAtataatcataaaatcattgaggtcagaaaagacctctaaggtcatgtCTGAAGCCAGGACAACTAAGTTTTCCTAACAGGTTCAATGTTGTTCTCCACCTTCAGAGCTGTCCAACAGATTTATAAGGATGTTGGAAAGTACTCACATGACTGGGTGTGTTCAAGAGAAAGCATGTAATTGGCAAGCGGAGGTGTATAGGTCAAACACTGGAGAGTAGAATTAAGGAAGCAGGTGTTGCCCAGATTTTGCAGTCCAACTCCCACACTTTGTGTTTGCTGCCAGTCCATACAGATTTTCTCAGGTGGAAACAGAATCCTTTGTGGTGGGGCAATTCCATCATTGACAACTgcaaaaaaatagtatttttaaagagatgtattggttttgtttgaataGGGATAGTTAAAAACTAGTATGCAGAACCAGCAATGCTCCAAAATGCAAAACCAGATTATGCATAGCTTTAATGCTGCCATTCCACTGGTCAACACAATGTTTTGGACAACAGTTTAAATCACCTGGTCTGCTCTCCTCCTGATGCGAGACAAGCTACCACTCCCACTTTTGCCAAGCTACTTTCCATCTATAGTCTGATCATGAATtaatttggttggttgttttttctccttactGGAACTGACACCACACTTGTAATTAGATGGCAGTAAATATAGGAGCTAGCACAGAAAAATCAGCAAATAACTAGCACAAAAGGTAGCCTTAGAGATATCAGCTCTCTTCCTGAGCACTCTTATCATTCAAAGACTTGTGAATAATGGAAGGCACAAGTAGCACTGGTATAATGTACTTCTTTCTGCGTAACAGAAAAGACCTAGGCAAGTATCTGTAACATAAAAAACCCTCTCCACAACTGCCAGTCAGTAGATAAAAACTAAGTTACGAATACTGTAAATAAGTTCTGCAACACTAGTCCCTTCAACTTCCTTAGGGGAGTCACAAAACAGAAGTGTGCCACCAAAGTCTTTATGTGTTGCAGCCCCGTTTTATAGCAGCACAACAAAGAATAACAACTCGATTTTCtacttctgtttcattttgaagaaaaaatggAGAGGAGACACTTACCTAGATCTCTTTGGGCAAAAGGCTTAGATTTTTGAGATGACCTACAATAAATATGACCTGCAGGTCCTTTGTCCACTGAGACGTTTGGATCTTCCGCAGGTGGTACCCGTCCCAGATTTGCAGTGCGTGATGTCATTTTCTTTGTACGGGGTTTCTTAGGCTTATCAGACCGCCTCGATGAGGATTTTTTAGAGTTTGAAGATTTTGGCTTGTTAACTATGGTCATTGTTCATATCTGTAAGAGAGGCAAAAGTCCTGGTTGACATAAGAACACCAAGAAACAttctagaaagaaaaggagaaatcttATCACTTGGTCTCAAAGGAATAACTGAAGGAGATAAATAACTGATAAGAATGATTaacaaacaataaataaaaatcaaccaaaccaaaacctaaacactcaaagcagcattttccagGAAACCTGTATCAATATTGCTTATAACAGCTCTGTGGATGGTGACTGATGGCTTTTGTGGGATTCAAAACACTTTCATGGGATGTTAATCCATTACAGTTATGAAGAGCTTTCTGGgaagctgggagcagtggtgtGTTCAAGTGGTGGCCTGGTGAGATACAGGAGAAGCTCTCTGGCCCATCTTTCTGTTCCTGGGAACCACACACCTCATGAGACAAAGAAGATGGGATACAGCTCTGACAAATCTGTGGAAACCACTAAAACACTTGTCAATTGATGTCTACCTGGCTTTCTTCTGACaccaacccccctcccccccccccgaaagATTCATTTGGAAGCAGTTTTGGCAGAAGTACTTGCGATGTTTTGCACCTATTGCATTTCCAACTCTTACTGACAATCAAAAAGGACCAAAGCATCTTCTGCTTAGGCAAAGCTGTACAACTTTCCCTGGCAAAGCAACAGGGGGATGTAAGGTATAAAAaggaagcacagaaaagaaagcaaaacaagccCTGCCCTCAAGGGCAAAGGCAATAACTGATATTAAGTCCTCTTAAAAACAATGAGTGGTTTCAAGATGAGACCTCTTTTGAGATGTATAATTGTGTGAGCATAGAAAGCTGCACACAGTCATCAAGTTTTAGATGTTGGTGTTTGCTTCTATGTTGGGGCCTTCATAAGTTTAGGGAAACTAGAAATTTAACTGAGTTTCAAGCATAAGCCACTTTCATTACACTGAAATAAATGAGAGAACAAAGCATGAAGTACTTTCAGATTTACTGCACAACTGGATTGCTATTAATAAGAAAGGCAGATTAAAGAAAACACAGTAAATGAGTACAAAAGACAAATGGTATGCAAAGCCCTTCCTCACATCTCTTCCCCTTtacattttccatttaaaatccACTCTCTACACAATTGCCATTTTGGAGTGGAAAATTCCCACTCATTTTACTCAAAGATGAAGAAGttggctctgaggagaccttattgtggccttccagtatcttaagggggcctacaagaaagctggggagggactttttaggatgtcaggtagtgataggactggggggaatgaaaaaaaaacaggaatgggtagattcagattggatgttaggaagaagtttttcatcacgagggtggcaagacactggaacaggttgcccagggaggtggtagaaacctcaaccctggaggtttttaaggccaggctggatgtggctctgggtaacctgatctagtgggaggtgtccctgcttatggcaggcgggttggaactagatgatccttgagggcccttccaaccctaacaattctgtgattctataagtcACCCTTGGTTGTTTTGGAGACTAAGAGGACAATTCTCAGGCTCAGTGTTTGCAGGAGAGATCCAGGCTTGAAGCTGCAGATACCTGGGGCATGTCCTCTTGCCAGTTGAAAGGGGAAGTGTTTCAACAACAGATTTAAACCAGATGTGCAGGACAGAGCTCAgtgaaaggcaaaaagaagacGACTATTGCCAAAAAGCGTGAGTGTTTCATTGAGTAACAAAGGAAACCTTAAGCAATTTTGAAGTTATTTGTGTTGGACAACCTTGCAGCAATAGCTGACCAAATAACAAGCACTGTACCAGAGCAAATGTCAAGACCTGTAGGAATCAATCAGATCCACCACTTAACCAAATTCTTAATTCTTAAGCTGGACATAACACCTCTGtgacaaagcagcagagaaatcaGAAATGCTGAGAGCCTTCCCTCTCCCGTTATTCACTCCACATACAGATTGAGTTTCTACAGCACTGCTGAATAGACACCTACGATGCCATGTGTGCGTAGTCTTAGTTCCCTAGGGGGAAGTCCTAAAGGATGTTTGGCACATTGTGGGATTATTTTTTCAGCACCCTCCCCTCAATGCTCATCAGTTACAATTTAGATCTAAACCTTTGCATCTGGTCTCCAGCCGCCACACAGTAAATCACAAGTCAGCAAGACTTTGTGCAAGATTCCACTGACAAAGCTGCCTTTCACCAGGGAGCAGAGATTGTAATGAAAAGCGCACTACCACCACTCCCCCAAATACCTGGGTAGCAATGAGGCGCAACAGAATACTACAGCAGAGACGTGAAGAGCAGGCACGTTTAGGTCTAGAAATGACATGCGACACTTCACAGCCCAACGCTACTATAAGCAAAACAAAtcctggagatgaagaaacaCTACAAGCAACCCACCACACGCCGACTTCATAAAGAAACCGTCGTTCAGAAAGAGCCCAGCCAGCAAGCCGGGAAACGCGAAACTCCTTCTCACTTCCTCACTCGGAAGCCAGTGAAGTACGTGAAATACAGAGCAGCTTCGGATGCTCCTTGCCCCGATGTGCCAGAGCCAGCAGAGGGTTTCTCGGCGCCGACGTTTCTCGGGGCGGCAGAGAGTACGGAGACCGCGGGTGCCCGAGAGCCGGAGTATCCAGGGCAACCCCAGTGCCCACCTCGGCTTCTTATCCCGGGCCATGGCTTGTTCAGGCGGGCTCGGAAGCACCGCTGCATCGGTGACCGCCATAGAGCTCCGGCTCAAAATCAAACCGTTCTCCTCCGACGCCCGCGCACTGCCCGTACTGAGCCCGAAGTCCCAACTCGCTACCCGCTGCTCTCCCTTTCGGAGGGGCAGTGGCTCCTGGAAGCGCTTGGGCACGACAAGAGCAAAGGCTGCTCCCAGGACCGGGCACAGCCCGCCCGCCCGCGCCATGAACGCCCTCGGGAGCGGCGAGAGCCCCAACACAGCCCAAAGAAAAGCCACCTCGACACGCAGGTGACGGGGACCAGGGAACGGCTCTGAAGgagctcccttctctctctccagctcccccaccaccccaaaGGGCCGCGGGCCCCGTGCCCCTCATCCCCGCGGCTCCCCGCCCAGCTGGGGGCAGGCCCAGCGCCCTGCCGCA
This DNA window, taken from Indicator indicator isolate 239-I01 chromosome 22, UM_Iind_1.1, whole genome shotgun sequence, encodes the following:
- the USP42 gene encoding ubiquitin carboxyl-terminal hydrolase 42, with the protein product MTIVNKPKSSNSKKSSSRRSDKPKKPRTKKMTSRTANLGRVPPAEDPNVSVDKGPAGHIYCRSSQKSKPFAQRDLVVNDGIAPPQRILFPPEKICMDWQQTQSVGVGLQNLGNTCFLNSTLQCLTYTPPLANYMLSLEHTQSCHEEGFCMMCTMETHINQVLCCSNNAIKPTSVINGLKRIGKHFHFGSQEDAHEFLCFTVDALQKACLNGSTKLDRSSQATTLIYQIFGGYLRSRVKCLNCKAVSDTYEPFLDITLDIKAVTSVTRALEQFVKPEQLDGENSYKCSKCKKMVPASKRYTIHRASNVLTISLKRFANFTGGKINKDVKYPEYLDLRAYMSQSIGEPLIYALYAVLVHSGFNCNAGHYLCFIKAGNGLWYRMNDASVELSDIKTVLNQQAYVLFYIRRYDLTLGERAFYLPAPSYPRSFLGQRGANSKQAGFMGPRLPPHMIKNSSRLNGNGPLKEDPNTIGVTLKRPSSAPPTACVQNWAIARPSIPDPSKPQKITISIHNKLPARQTVSQPDCLSGAAEDEDLSKPVASSTITNSSAAESTSNASTMSVATNISKQEVPDEIFVEPAVNGNGNPKLSSDNAVPYSAESSGKSEESKGLFKRNCNIVSSNGILIGKVVRTLQNSHSSCQNAEEERSQHELPKNESLNGAISLDNDSKENGLKLDDSTCQVQPVKPEIFFSKTNGLLETMPITLSPVPQEILLESLTYSQLNSLSEEISVPGPQKSSENDALMETVMMEALFAYEESRKVPSNFSCEVENLFSQSDSETISTKEVAESIKKADNVHPNINSQHKVRKKSLDDENEFLGQGESEDGRDKDKPRRSKEPELISKENPVYIKGSSESEEKLGPTSSLKSDIECSSKNLASLDITDKCQDTKDISNNYVEVPPVNDSSITKLDKVLESQFSRENEGLSNKKCEEDKHRKKYKKTLYDSKRTDKEHYRKKRDSSDTEEKEKQTRSKADDHSHKRRCSRSVETNKQNRPKQEYCSESKYRASHGDRKSPSKGKSSGKYSRYRSRSRERTEQDRNRYYHSKGERTWSRERYYQDEPRRWDKCRYYNDYYSSYGARDGRERKSSYCDKDFDKLSQAYNRSHKDYHCRSKWPHTTFSDGYHFSSHRANFYHCSVPQQQSEKYSRERHALPPLSAHSNFEDSSWENEKLRNGKRKSSPSESSGSEIERKCRKIDDQRMKKYKKKKKKSKDKHREKDYKHYDLDDSVLRFDNDSRKHKKKKKKKKHIRKPKDFLEHLDPHFQKKRWEREESCPPGGYFCEQYRNQGSNQPSKEGKSSAAGESKKHSFIPSNEYGKG